A window of the Hordeum vulgare subsp. vulgare chromosome 5H, MorexV3_pseudomolecules_assembly, whole genome shotgun sequence genome harbors these coding sequences:
- the LOC123395216 gene encoding phosphoglycerate mutase-like protein 4 gives MAGRAATATSPPALPPPGGEQFAEVVVVRHGETSWNASRTIQGQMDPELNETGRREALVVARRLSREARPAAVYSSDLKRAAETAQTIATACGVSSLVLDPALRERHMGDLHGLVFDDAVRRSPEIFSSYSRTQEIPGGGESLDQLSERCVSYLNTVAEKHKGDRVIVVTHGASTEELCIHADPTSPVRGKLYNTSICVFRIGGGEWILDKAGDVGHLDQGEFLEDAFGGDGASA, from the exons ATGGCCGGTCGAGCAGCAACAGCAACGTCTCCTCCTGCTTTGCCGCCGCCAGGCGGCGAGCAGTtcgcggaggtggtggtggtgcgacaCGGCGAGACGTCGTGGAACGCCTCCCGCACCATCCAG GGGCAGATGGATCCGGAGCTGAACGAGACCGGCAGGCGCGAGGCTCTCGTG GTTGCCCGTCGGTTGTCGAGGGAAGCCAGGCCAGCTGCCGTGTACTCCTCCGACCTGAAGCGCGCCGCCGAGACCGCGCAAACCATAGCCACGGCTTGCGGCGTATCCTCT CTGGTGCTGGATCCAGCGCTGAGAGAGAGGCACATGGGAGATCTCCACGGCTTGGTGTTTGACGACGCCGTCAGAAGGAGCCCTGAGATCTTCTCTTCTTACTCGAGGACCCAAGAGATCCCG GGTGGCGGGGAGAGCCTCGATCAGCTATCCGAGAGGTGTGTCTCGTACCTGAACACTGTAGCTGAGAAGCACAAGG GGGACCGGGTGATCGTGGTCACCCATGGCGCGAGCACGGAGGAGCTGTGCATCCACGCCGACCCGACCAGCCCGGTGCGCGGGAAGCTCTACAACACTTCGATCTGCGTCTTCCGTATCGGCGGCGGCGAATGGATCCTTGACAAGGCCGGCGACGTCGGCCATCTCGATCAAGGTGAATTCCTCGAGGACGCATTTGGCGGCGATGGCGCATCTGCGTGA